In Bacillus sp. NP247, one DNA window encodes the following:
- a CDS encoding IS6 family transposase gives MEKENVFKWNHYQPDIILLTVRWYLRYNLSFRDLVEMLEERGLSISHTTIMRWVHQYGPELDKRIRRHLKQTNDSWRVDETYIKVKGQWMYLYRAVDSKGNTIDFFLNKTRDQKAAKRFFKKALRSFHVSKPRVITVDKNPAYPIAIEQLKKEKSIPDGMQLRQQKYLNNIVEQDHRFIKKRIRSMLGFKCFDTATSILSGVEAMHMIKKEQLDLRDQSVQNQKEFIHQLFGLAA, from the coding sequence ATGGAAAAGGAAAATGTATTCAAATGGAATCATTATCAGCCTGATATTATTTTGTTAACGGTAAGATGGTACCTACGGTACAACCTTAGTTTTCGTGATTTGGTGGAAATGCTAGAAGAACGGGGTTTATCCATTTCTCATACAACGATTATGCGTTGGGTTCATCAGTATGGTCCTGAATTGGACAAACGAATCCGTCGTCACCTCAAACAAACAAATGACTCTTGGAGAGTCGATGAAACATATATCAAAGTAAAAGGTCAATGGATGTATCTGTATCGTGCTGTTGATTCGAAAGGAAACACAATTGATTTTTTCCTAAACAAAACAAGAGACCAGAAGGCTGCAAAGCGCTTTTTCAAGAAAGCTTTACGGTCTTTTCATGTTTCAAAGCCACGTGTTATAACAGTCGATAAGAACCCGGCTTATCCTATAGCAATTGAACAGTTAAAAAAAGAAAAAAGCATACCTGATGGTATGCAACTTAGACAACAAAAGTACTTGAATAACATAGTAGAACAAGATCATCGCTTTATAAAGAAGCGAATCCGTTCTATGCTAGGGTTCAAATGTTTTGACACAGCTACATCCATTCTTTCTGGAGTAGAAGCCATGCATATGATTAAAAAAGAACAGCTTGATTTACGGGACCAGTCTGTCCAAAATCAGAAAGAATTCATCCATCAATTGTTTGGACTTGCAGCATAA
- a CDS encoding D-alanyl-D-alanine carboxypeptidase family protein, with translation MLGIFIIYTNISIGKEPYKTNHETSENSINKEKNSKQNGTSNKIASSFASIQAVVNKEYGLPEDYMPEDLVVPNVPFSFSGTVEKSHLRKEAAEALEKLFLLAKQDGIQLNAISGFRSYEYQKGLYANNVKKKGQEHTDRFSAKPGHSEHQTGLTMDVSSKSANNELELSFANTKEGKWLKENAHRAGFIIRYPKGKESITGYAYEPWHIRYVGDIAENIYKEKLTLEEYMNL, from the coding sequence ATGTTAGGTATCTTTATCATTTACACCAATATATCTATTGGTAAAGAACCATATAAGACAAACCATGAAACTAGTGAAAACTCCATAAATAAAGAAAAAAATAGTAAGCAAAATGGGACCTCAAATAAGATAGCAAGTTCCTTTGCTAGTATACAGGCTGTAGTAAATAAGGAATATGGTTTACCCGAAGACTATATGCCAGAGGATTTAGTTGTACCAAATGTACCGTTCTCATTTAGTGGAACGGTAGAAAAGAGTCATCTTCGTAAAGAAGCAGCGGAAGCGTTAGAAAAACTATTCCTTTTAGCTAAGCAAGATGGGATCCAGTTGAATGCTATTTCAGGATTTCGTTCCTATGAGTATCAAAAAGGTCTGTATGCCAACAATGTTAAAAAGAAAGGGCAAGAGCATACGGATCGCTTCTCTGCAAAGCCAGGGCATAGCGAACATCAAACAGGGTTAACGATGGATGTTTCTTCTAAAAGTGCGAACAATGAACTAGAGCTATCCTTTGCGAATACGAAGGAAGGAAAATGGCTGAAAGAAAACGCGCATCGTGCAGGGTTTATCATTCGTTATCCTAAGGGGAAGGAAAGTATTACGGGTTATGCATATGAACCTTGGCATATTCGCTATGTAGGAGATATTGCTGAAAATATATATAAGGAAAAACTGACTTTAGAAGAATATATGAATCTATGA
- a CDS encoding ATP-binding protein, with translation MGIPTLLLNTFIIIICILSYQVFWLEHKEKMACNNILISVLSSTAIIFCMTFPFHLHAGFIYDLRFIPIILVFLYGNTKSIICIGVLYLSYRFYLGGSGVFPSFIIFTIISVITIMFRYLSPTYFKEKKILLSILLILICTTSLSICGIVTQINTGGKIDSTLIEFLFNYIIINIFTVLLSVYLIEGMIEKYKIKERMQRAEKFYIASELAASIAHEIHNPLTTVRGFTQLLNEDESAKMSQDKYLEIMLLEMQQIQSTINNYLSLTKPQNIIKEELDINYILNQVKDNISPLALSYNVEIKQHITTDSLYINANTEKLKICLTNIIQNGIEAMKNGGVLQINIQKIKDNIVIDIIDTGIGMSSQQIKRIALPFYSTTEKGTGLGTMIAYSIIKELNGDIEIESELGKGTHFSITIPC, from the coding sequence ATGGGAATTCCTACACTATTATTAAATACATTTATTATTATTATTTGTATCCTTAGTTACCAAGTATTTTGGCTAGAACATAAAGAAAAAATGGCATGTAATAATATATTAATTTCTGTACTTTCCTCCACTGCAATTATTTTTTGTATGACTTTCCCTTTTCATTTACACGCTGGGTTCATTTATGATTTACGTTTTATTCCCATTATATTAGTTTTTCTATATGGAAATACAAAGAGCATTATTTGTATTGGAGTTTTATATCTTTCTTATAGATTTTACTTAGGTGGAAGCGGAGTCTTCCCATCATTTATTATCTTTACTATTATTTCTGTTATTACAATCATGTTTCGTTACTTGTCACCTACTTATTTCAAGGAAAAGAAGATATTATTAAGTATTCTACTTATTTTGATATGTACAACTTCCCTTTCTATCTGCGGTATTGTAACGCAAATAAATACAGGTGGTAAAATTGACTCTACTCTCATTGAATTTTTATTCAATTATATAATCATAAATATTTTCACAGTATTATTATCAGTTTATTTAATAGAAGGAATGATCGAGAAATATAAAATAAAAGAAAGAATGCAAAGAGCAGAAAAATTTTATATAGCTAGCGAACTAGCTGCATCGATCGCGCATGAAATTCATAATCCACTGACCACGGTACGTGGATTCACTCAATTACTAAATGAAGATGAGAGTGCTAAGATGTCTCAAGATAAGTACTTAGAAATTATGTTACTTGAAATGCAGCAAATACAATCTACTATTAATAACTATTTATCTTTAACCAAACCACAAAACATTATAAAAGAGGAACTAGATATTAATTACATATTAAATCAAGTGAAAGATAATATTTCACCACTCGCTCTTTCATATAATGTTGAAATAAAACAGCATATTACAACAGATTCCCTTTACATAAATGCTAATACTGAAAAATTAAAAATATGTCTAACCAACATCATACAAAATGGAATTGAGGCTATGAAAAATGGTGGCGTATTACAAATAAATATACAAAAAATAAAAGATAATATTGTAATTGATATTATTGATACAGGAATAGGAATGTCTTCCCAACAAATAAAACGTATTGCCTTGCCATTTTATTCAACAACAGAAAAAGGTACTGGGCTTGGTACTATGATTGCGTACAGTATTATTAAAGAATTAAACGGAGATATAGAGATAGAAAGTGAACTAGGAAAAGGAACACACTTTTCTATCACCATCCCCTGCTAA
- a CDS encoding phage tail protein: MLGSKELKGEMELSNIVDFKNVTTDGLESSPVAEALAGLRAHEARYFMNKYKHEFTVVPASESEKTLDYVNRILKEERDIEFAAKPLETSCFQVENIKFAYVFYEDGLAINIMYTLDNPKKRAVGFKLSEGMEIPKDLEAKFKFARQKSKLAGTIRGSFFVIKGEYIAS, encoded by the coding sequence TTGTTAGGAAGTAAAGAGTTAAAAGGAGAGATGGAATTGTCCAATATCGTTGATTTTAAAAATGTAACTACAGATGGCTTAGAGTCTTCACCTGTAGCAGAAGCGCTTGCTGGTTTACGTGCCCATGAAGCACGTTACTTTATGAACAAATACAAGCATGAATTTACGGTTGTACCAGCTAGTGAAAGCGAGAAGACTCTTGATTATGTGAACCGCATTTTGAAAGAAGAACGTGATATTGAGTTTGCGGCTAAACCTTTAGAAACATCATGTTTTCAAGTGGAAAATATTAAATTTGCCTATGTCTTCTATGAGGATGGTCTTGCAATCAACATCATGTATACATTGGATAATCCGAAGAAGCGGGCTGTTGGATTTAAGCTTTCTGAGGGAATGGAGATACCAAAGGATTTAGAAGCGAAATTTAAGTTTGCTAGGCAGAAGTCTAAACTTGCTGGAACAATTCGAGGTTCGTTTTTTGTAATTAAGGGAGAATATATTGCAAGTTGA
- a CDS encoding VaFE repeat-containing surface-anchored protein: MGKRVVKRVFALLSVLALFFNVFLPKANAEVMTHEKYSMNWSYSNSLGKYIRTEIIKNSSGQIAYCLTLGLKSPNGEDLPEMGKTDNVVYRVLLNGFPQKSVEQLGVANKNEAHYATQLAVWNALGQLDVNELKHENKNVEKAAKAIINAANTSEDTQDIFMNVIPAEKQKAELKGEFFETNLYTVQTNAKSGSYKVVAKNAPNGVKIVSENGEVKDQLSVGEKFRIQIPKDTKTGEFNLSVAANLTKVQAIAYRGTDTVQNATVLLERNEEKLSSDLAVNWEAAGSLKIKKVGENGEVLAGAVFEVFNANNESVGKITTGADGTAALNNLPIGTYTVKEIKAPTGYVSGDKPQTIEVKTGEIGAVQVVNNKVKGNIEIKKLSDSGKVLPNVEFTVFTEDGKEVKKVVTKENGIANVDGLTYGKYYFLETKTPNGYIGNKTKYPFEIKEHNKTLTFTVENTEVKGSVKLLKVDNEDISKKLEGAVFELKDASGKVIGEYKTDKNGEVNVKDLAYGKYSFVEKASPNGYVLITEPIVFEIKEHGKIIELLAVNHLIKGDLEITKVDVADGNNKLPNAEFTIYNEAGKEVVKGKTDDKGIAKFEKLPFGKYTYKETIAPKGYVLNEETFSFEIKENGQIIKHIVKDEKIPSIKTTATDKTDGTKEMHTSKSVTIQDKVEYKDLQIGKEYTLKGKLMDKETNKPLVVNGKEVTSETKFTPKEANGSITLDFTFDATGLEEKEVVVFEDVLKEGKIVTTHADINDKGQTVKFVKPSVKTTATNKADGGKEIHANDSITIQDKVEYTNLVVGKEYTVKGKLMNKAINKPLLIDGKEVTAETKFTAKEKNGFVTLDFTFVGAEQQGREVVVFEDLLHEGQVIATHADINDVGQTVRFVEPSIKTTATNKADGSKELDASKSVTIQDKVEYKDLIVGKEYVVKGKLMDKATNKPLLVDGKEVTAESKFTAKEKNGSITLDFTFNASALQGKEVVVFEELYQDNVLAAIHVDIEDKGQTVKFKEVKPEQPKPEQPNPDKNTPTSEQPKEQVKEQPQPKKEIQSKIGWLPQTGTNLTSWISMAAGALLLIVGGVIFLKRKNA; this comes from the coding sequence TTGGGGAAAAGAGTTGTTAAAAGAGTTTTTGCATTATTATCAGTACTAGCATTATTCTTTAATGTGTTTCTACCGAAGGCAAATGCGGAGGTTATGACGCATGAAAAGTATTCAATGAACTGGAGTTATAGCAACAGTTTAGGTAAGTACATTCGAACTGAAATTATTAAAAATTCAAGCGGCCAAATTGCTTATTGTTTAACTCTTGGCTTAAAATCACCAAATGGTGAAGATCTTCCTGAAATGGGGAAAACAGATAATGTAGTATATAGGGTCCTATTAAATGGTTTCCCACAAAAAAGTGTAGAACAACTGGGAGTAGCTAATAAGAATGAAGCACATTATGCAACTCAGCTTGCGGTTTGGAATGCATTAGGTCAACTTGATGTAAATGAATTAAAGCATGAGAATAAAAATGTTGAAAAAGCGGCTAAGGCAATTATTAATGCTGCAAATACAAGTGAAGATACTCAAGATATTTTTATGAACGTGATTCCTGCTGAAAAGCAAAAGGCAGAATTAAAGGGTGAGTTCTTTGAAACAAACCTATACACAGTACAAACAAATGCTAAGAGTGGTTCTTATAAGGTAGTAGCGAAAAATGCACCTAATGGAGTTAAAATTGTTAGTGAAAATGGAGAAGTGAAAGATCAGCTTTCAGTTGGGGAAAAATTCCGTATCCAAATTCCTAAAGATACAAAAACAGGTGAATTTAATCTAAGTGTAGCTGCTAACTTAACTAAAGTTCAAGCAATTGCTTACCGCGGTACTGATACTGTTCAGAATGCTACAGTACTACTAGAAAGAAATGAAGAGAAGCTTAGTAGTGACCTTGCAGTAAATTGGGAAGCTGCTGGTTCTTTAAAAATTAAAAAAGTTGGAGAAAATGGTGAAGTTTTAGCTGGTGCAGTATTTGAAGTCTTTAATGCAAATAATGAATCAGTTGGAAAAATCACGACTGGTGCTGATGGTACTGCAGCATTAAATAACCTACCAATTGGTACCTACACAGTAAAAGAAATTAAAGCACCAACAGGTTATGTTTCAGGTGATAAACCACAAACTATTGAAGTTAAGACAGGGGAAATAGGAGCTGTTCAAGTAGTAAACAACAAAGTAAAAGGTAACATCGAAATTAAAAAACTTAGTGATTCAGGAAAGGTTTTACCTAATGTTGAATTCACAGTCTTTACTGAAGATGGGAAAGAAGTAAAAAAAGTAGTAACAAAAGAAAATGGAATTGCAAATGTTGATGGTCTTACGTATGGTAAATATTATTTCTTAGAGACAAAAACACCTAATGGATATATTGGAAATAAAACAAAGTATCCTTTTGAAATTAAAGAGCACAATAAAACACTTACTTTTACAGTGGAAAATACAGAAGTGAAAGGTAGTGTGAAATTACTAAAAGTAGATAATGAAGATATCAGCAAGAAATTAGAAGGTGCAGTATTCGAGTTAAAAGATGCAAGTGGGAAAGTAATTGGAGAATATAAGACAGATAAAAATGGTGAAGTTAACGTCAAAGATTTAGCGTATGGTAAATATTCATTTGTAGAAAAGGCCTCTCCAAATGGTTATGTTCTTATTACAGAACCAATTGTGTTCGAAATAAAGGAACACGGAAAAATTATTGAGCTATTGGCAGTCAATCATCTTATTAAAGGTGATCTAGAAATTACAAAAGTTGATGTAGCTGATGGAAACAACAAACTTCCAAATGCAGAGTTTACAATTTATAATGAAGCAGGAAAAGAAGTAGTAAAAGGAAAAACAGACGATAAAGGTATCGCGAAGTTTGAAAAGTTACCATTTGGAAAATACACATATAAAGAAACTATTGCACCAAAAGGTTATGTATTGAATGAAGAAACGTTTTCTTTTGAAATCAAAGAGAATGGTCAAATCATTAAACACATTGTCAAAGATGAAAAGATTCCTTCAATAAAAACAACAGCTACTGATAAAACAGATGGTACAAAAGAAATGCACACTTCTAAGTCTGTAACCATCCAAGATAAAGTGGAATACAAAGACCTACAAATAGGTAAAGAGTACACTTTAAAAGGTAAATTAATGGATAAAGAAACTAATAAACCATTAGTTGTAAATGGTAAAGAAGTAACATCTGAAACTAAGTTTACACCAAAAGAAGCAAATGGTTCTATTACTTTAGACTTCACATTTGATGCAACTGGTTTAGAAGAAAAAGAAGTAGTAGTATTCGAAGATGTACTGAAAGAAGGGAAAATTGTTACAACACATGCTGATATCAACGACAAAGGTCAAACAGTTAAGTTTGTTAAGCCTTCTGTAAAAACAACAGCTACAAACAAAGCTGATGGTGGAAAAGAGATTCATGCAAACGATTCTATTACTATCCAAGATAAAGTAGAGTATACTAACTTAGTTGTAGGTAAAGAGTACACTGTAAAAGGTAAACTAATGAACAAAGCTATTAACAAACCATTATTAATTGATGGTAAAGAAGTAACAGCTGAGACTAAGTTTACTGCAAAAGAAAAGAATGGTTTTGTAACATTAGACTTTACTTTTGTTGGTGCTGAACAGCAAGGAAGAGAAGTAGTTGTGTTTGAAGACTTATTACATGAAGGTCAAGTAATTGCAACTCACGCTGACATTAACGATGTAGGTCAAACAGTTCGATTTGTAGAACCTTCCATTAAAACAACAGCTACAAACAAAGCTGATGGTTCTAAAGAGTTAGACGCTTCTAAATCTGTAACAATCCAAGATAAAGTGGAATACAAAGACTTAATCGTGGGTAAAGAGTACGTTGTAAAAGGTAAACTAATGGATAAAGCAACAAACAAGCCATTATTAGTTGATGGTAAAGAAGTAACAGCAGAATCTAAGTTTACTGCAAAAGAGAAAAATGGTTCTATCACACTAGATTTCACATTTAATGCTTCTGCATTACAAGGTAAAGAAGTAGTAGTGTTTGAAGAACTGTATCAAGATAATGTCTTAGCCGCTATTCACGTTGACATTGAAGATAAGGGTCAAACAGTGAAATTTAAAGAGGTAAAACCGGAACAACCTAAACCAGAACAGCCGAATCCAGATAAAAATACTCCAACATCAGAACAACCTAAAGAGCAAGTAAAAGAACAACCACAACCTAAGAAAGAAATTCAATCTAAAATTGGATGGTTACCGCAAACAGGTACTAACCTTACAAGTTGGATCTCTATGGCTGCAGGTGCATTATTGTTAATTGTGGGTGGAGTGATTTTCCTAAAACGTAAAAATGCATAA
- a CDS encoding YafY family protein, translating to MKKVERINTIMRYINNRSHFTISEIIREFNISRSTAIRDIKEIEAMGMPLVTEVGRDGGYFVMHNSILPVVRFTDNEVKALFIAFMATRNQQLPYLKSRQSLAEKLIGLISEIQQDDLILLNQILLFEGTNPHNPDLLELSDLPHPMLEKLIQILLLDSHLLITVKEEEEIKSYPIYLLHLYQEKSHWIIEAFDIKEEKKKMLPVDHLVNVEPYTTKKRLSKKKILEKLSKKDEAINLVLELGPKAIAQFKKYHPIKISISYTNPYQSTAILKTFINVNNLDELTEITNWLLFLGKDIKIKEVPEEVLEGLKERLCLYCP from the coding sequence ATGAAAAAAGTTGAACGAATTAATACGATCATGCGGTATATCAACAACCGCTCCCACTTTACAATTTCTGAAATCATACGAGAATTTAACATCTCACGATCGACAGCTATTAGAGACATTAAAGAAATTGAAGCCATGGGGATGCCACTCGTCACTGAAGTTGGAAGAGATGGGGGATATTTTGTCATGCATAACTCTATCCTGCCCGTTGTTCGCTTTACTGATAACGAGGTCAAAGCTCTTTTTATTGCCTTTATGGCCACAAGAAATCAACAGCTTCCCTATCTAAAGAGTCGTCAGTCTTTAGCTGAAAAACTAATAGGACTCATCTCAGAAATCCAGCAAGATGACCTTATTCTTTTAAATCAAATCTTGCTTTTTGAAGGAACTAACCCTCATAATCCTGACCTACTTGAGCTTTCTGACCTCCCCCATCCTATGTTAGAAAAACTCATCCAAATCCTTCTTTTGGATAGTCATTTATTGATTACCGTAAAAGAAGAGGAAGAAATCAAGTCTTATCCAATTTATCTACTACACCTTTATCAAGAAAAAAGCCATTGGATAATTGAAGCCTTTGACATAAAAGAAGAAAAAAAGAAGATGCTCCCTGTCGATCATCTCGTCAATGTCGAACCCTATACGACGAAAAAGAGATTAAGTAAGAAAAAGATTTTAGAAAAACTAAGTAAGAAGGACGAAGCAATCAACCTTGTACTTGAACTTGGTCCAAAAGCGATTGCCCAGTTCAAAAAATACCATCCTATAAAAATTTCTATTTCCTATACAAATCCTTACCAATCCACAGCCATTCTAAAGACTTTTATCAATGTTAACAATCTCGATGAATTAACAGAAATAACAAATTGGCTACTTTTCCTAGGTAAAGATATCAAAATCAAGGAAGTGCCTGAAGAAGTGTTAGAAGGTTTAAAAGAGAGATTATGTTTATACTGCCCATAA
- a CDS encoding GyrI-like domain-containing protein gives MKNYTLEEKDSFIVLGIGTELKSEYTDFAGINKEKEDFWEAVKQDGRLDTLKDLATNDYIFSVSEAVNNKMMYYAGVMTEATIQEESRVIQFPRGEYLVVKGEGKTSEELSNKLTGIAFGQALAEAKDFAYVGGPNTTVEMGQQNGLVFGEMWIPVVRK, from the coding sequence ATGAAAAATTATACTTTAGAAGAAAAAGATAGCTTTATCGTGTTAGGTATTGGAACGGAACTTAAGAGCGAATACACAGACTTTGCTGGAATAAATAAAGAAAAGGAAGACTTTTGGGAGGCCGTTAAACAAGATGGAAGGCTTGACACTTTAAAGGATTTAGCCACAAATGATTACATTTTTTCTGTGAGCGAAGCGGTGAATAACAAGATGATGTATTACGCTGGTGTCATGACAGAGGCAACGATACAAGAAGAATCTAGAGTTATCCAGTTTCCGAGGGGAGAATACCTAGTAGTTAAAGGGGAGGGCAAGACATCTGAGGAGCTAAGTAATAAGCTTACTGGTATTGCATTTGGCCAAGCATTAGCAGAAGCAAAAGATTTTGCCTATGTTGGTGGGCCAAATACAACAGTTGAGATGGGGCAGCAAAACGGCCTAGTATTTGGTGAAATGTGGATTCCAGTTGTTAGGAAGTAA
- a CDS encoding response regulator transcription factor gives MTMHSIQVLIVDDQQLVRHGLRFIINAQEDMEVVGEAAGGNQAALLANRIHPDVVLMDVQMPEGGGIEATRNIIEVNPLCKVIILTTFDQEDYVYDGIRAGAVGYLLKDAEPEELVDAIRAAWKGEAIFRTTVAAKVISQVVRSSQQLQQAAEFTSDAQPFEPLTDRELEVLQQMAYGLRNGEIAKKLYIGESTVKTHVHRIFQKFGAEDRTQAVVIAIRNRIVK, from the coding sequence TTGACGATGCATTCGATTCAGGTCCTAATTGTGGATGATCAGCAGTTGGTCCGACATGGTTTACGATTCATTATAAACGCACAGGAGGACATGGAGGTTGTTGGGGAAGCAGCTGGCGGAAACCAAGCTGCTTTGTTGGCTAATCGTATTCATCCTGATGTGGTACTGATGGACGTCCAAATGCCGGAGGGCGGTGGGATTGAAGCTACTCGTAACATAATTGAGGTTAATCCGTTGTGCAAAGTCATAATTTTGACCACGTTCGATCAGGAAGATTATGTTTACGACGGCATTCGGGCGGGAGCGGTAGGTTATTTACTTAAGGATGCGGAGCCAGAAGAGCTCGTAGATGCCATTCGAGCTGCGTGGAAAGGTGAAGCAATTTTCCGTACAACGGTCGCCGCAAAAGTGATCAGTCAGGTCGTCCGCTCATCTCAACAGTTGCAGCAGGCAGCGGAGTTTACTTCTGACGCCCAGCCGTTTGAGCCGTTAACGGATCGGGAATTGGAAGTGCTACAACAGATGGCGTACGGATTGCGTAACGGAGAAATCGCCAAAAAGCTTTATATTGGTGAAAGTACGGTCAAGACACATGTTCACCGCATCTTTCAAAAGTTTGGTGCCGAAGACCGTACGCAGGCAGTTGTAATAGCAATCCGTAACCGGATTGTAAAATAA
- a CDS encoding sensor histidine kinase: MQIKRQLAALGQYMLNRSRTVILSLLLLYNFFIGKAKVTSFPKLAAGLLVSCAYLALLWLPERMWGERTRIASVIGTWMLTAMYWVIFDAESTAVVLVLYLVGYIVLRMPTKSSVLLTGAIIAADALVFFLLREQTEKILVYSIVHAGTYVMFWGARLKREATETSKRHYEQLREVHAELEKAHKELQQTHQDLEEATVRLLWFAVLEERNRISCDLHDSIGHGLTSVIVQLQALPYIMKKDAAEADISLKTTLEVARRCLQDVRTVVHQMAVNEAGLGLVALQSLVKQVREQGHLDIALTVDGSISSINPEISESLYRILQEALTNVIRHAHASHVDVEVSESEGVLTMSVADNGIWTDRTPILSGLGLTSMKARSERAGGTLRIHGVDPHGLKLVVLMPLHEDG; the protein is encoded by the coding sequence ATGCAAATCAAACGGCAGCTTGCAGCGTTAGGGCAATATATGCTCAATCGTAGTCGAACTGTTATTTTAAGTTTGTTGTTGCTGTACAACTTCTTCATAGGGAAGGCAAAAGTAACATCTTTTCCTAAATTGGCAGCTGGATTGCTAGTCAGCTGTGCTTATTTGGCTCTACTTTGGCTACCCGAAAGGATGTGGGGTGAACGTACCCGCATTGCTTCCGTTATTGGAACGTGGATGTTGACGGCAATGTATTGGGTAATTTTTGATGCGGAAAGTACAGCCGTCGTCCTCGTCTTATATCTTGTAGGATATATAGTACTACGGATGCCCACCAAATCATCCGTTTTGTTAACAGGCGCTATAATCGCGGCGGATGCACTTGTTTTCTTTCTGCTGAGAGAGCAAACAGAAAAGATTCTTGTCTATTCAATCGTGCATGCAGGTACTTACGTGATGTTTTGGGGAGCGAGATTGAAACGGGAAGCGACCGAAACGAGCAAACGACACTACGAACAGTTGCGGGAAGTACATGCCGAATTGGAGAAGGCTCATAAAGAGCTTCAACAGACACACCAAGATTTGGAGGAGGCGACTGTTCGCTTGCTATGGTTTGCTGTACTGGAAGAGAGAAATCGGATTTCGTGTGATCTTCACGACAGCATCGGACATGGATTAACGTCAGTTATCGTTCAGCTTCAGGCACTGCCTTATATCATGAAAAAAGATGCGGCGGAAGCAGATATTTCGCTGAAAACTACTTTGGAAGTGGCACGTCGCTGCTTGCAGGACGTACGTACGGTCGTTCACCAGATGGCGGTTAATGAAGCGGGGCTTGGCTTGGTAGCCTTGCAAAGTTTGGTGAAGCAAGTCCGGGAGCAGGGGCACTTAGACATTGCACTTACTGTAGATGGTTCGATTAGTAGTATTAATCCGGAAATTTCAGAATCTTTATACCGGATTCTTCAGGAGGCGCTTACCAATGTTATCCGTCATGCTCATGCTTCCCACGTTGATGTTGAGGTCTCGGAAAGTGAGGGAGTACTGACAATGTCGGTAGCTGACAATGGGATATGGACTGATAGAACTCCAATTTTGTCCGGTTTAGGGCTGACGAGCATGAAGGCGAGAAGTGAGAGAGCAGGCGGGACTTTACGGATTCATGGGGTAGATCCCCATGGCCTAAAGCTCGTAGTTTTAATGCCGCTGCATGAGGATGGATAA